TCCGCCCCGTATAATAAGTTTGTCCAACTTGCCGCCTCCGTAAAAATCAACAAGTCAATGAGCGGGCGACCGCCTCAACGCGCTTTGCCGCTCAATTCAACGGTTTTTATGCGCCCGGCGGCACGCTTTAAGGCAACCTGCGCTCTGGCATGATCGTATTCACCTTTGGTCGCAAGCCGTTTTTCCGCTCTCTTCTTGGCTGCCCGCGCCCGCTTCGCGTCAATGTCGGCAGGCATTTCCGCAGCCGTGGCGAGAATGGAAATCTGATTGTTGCGCACTTCCATGAAACCGCCGCTCACGCTGACATAAGTTATTGCGCCGTCCTCATTTTTAAGCTTTACCGGCCATTCGCT
This Acidaminococcales bacterium DNA region includes the following protein-coding sequences:
- a CDS encoding F0F1 ATP synthase subunit epsilon, with the protein product MADRLQVDIITPDSTVLSGKYNMVVVRSVEGELGILAGHIPMIVTLSEWPVKLKNEDGAITYVSVSGGFMEVRNNQISILATAAEMPADIDAKRARAAKKRAEKRLATKGEYDHARAQVALKRAAGRIKTVELSGKAR